Genomic window (Nisaea sp.):
TATCATCGATCTGCTTTTTGATTTCGTCTGTCGCTGTGGCCGTCTGGCCTGCCAACCCCTTGACTTCCGCGGCCACGACCGCGAACCCCTTTCCGGCATCTCCGGCCCTGGCCGCCTCGATGGTGGCATTGAGAGCCAGCAGGTTGGTTTGCCCGGCGATGTCGTTGATCAGTTTGACAACGCCGCCAATCTTTTCGGAGGCTTCCGAGAGCCCTCCAATCAACGCGTTAGCTTCGCCGGCACGGTCTTTGGCGTCGGCCGCCATCGTGCTCGACTCAGCGACCTGTTGGTTGATCTCCTGAATGGAGGCGTTCAATTGCTCTGCAGACGCGGCCACGGTTTGGGTATTCGTTCCAGCCTCTTCTGCTGCTGCCGCGACAGCACCAACGCGGTCACTCGCCATGGTGGCGGCTTTCTGCAATGTTCCGGAATTCTCGTTGAGATCTCGTGCAGCTCCGGCAATGGACTCCACCATTTCACCAAACCGGTTCATCTTCTCTTCAACGCCGTCAGCGGCCACGTTGATTGCTTGCGAAGCCTCCCGGTAGGCTCCGAGCATGCCGTTCTCCGAAATTCGTCGGAAATACTGGTTTTTCGCGATGAAGCCGAGGCAAGCTCTGGACTCGCGAACATAGGCATCGGCGCGGTCGATCATCTCGTTGAGCTTGACGCAAAGCTCTCTCTCTCGGCCTTGGGCCGTCGTGATGTTATTGACCCGCGCTTCGAAATCGCCGAGGCAAACCTTTTCGAGAACGTCCAGAATATCGCCGATTCTTTCGTCACTGATGGTGGCGAATGACCCATTCTTGGGCTTGCTGTTGCGCATAAACATGTCAGTCACTCTTCATCAGGTTTGAAATGAATTCATTATATGTCACGCCTTTTTCCCTCAGCATGTCGTTGAGGGCGCCAACCGATGCGGCAAGCGCATCCTTCTTCAGCGAGTTGGATTTCTCGACCGACTGGAGACGGTCGTAGAGAGGCATGATAGTGCTGCGAATGGTTTCCCCATTCGGCACACGGCGTGTCGAATGGTAGCCGACGATCTGCCCATTCACGATGCTGGGCGTCACGTGGGCGATTACCCAATAATGACCACCTGATTTGGTTGCATTGACGACGTAAGCGAAGATTTCATCGCCATTGGCGATAGTTTTCCACAACAGCTCGAATACCGCTCGTGGCATGTTCGGATTGCGGATCATGTTGTGCTGTTGGCCAACGCATTCTTCTTCAGTGTATTCAGCTATTTCAAGAAAAGTGTGATTTACATATGTAAGGCGGCCTTGTGGATCTGTTTTGCTCACGATGAGATCAT
Coding sequences:
- a CDS encoding PAS domain-containing protein; translated protein: MNFTGKEVFFDRDDLIVSKTDPQGRLTYVNHTFLEIAEYTEEECVGQQHNMIRNPNMPRAVFELLWKTIANGDEIFAYVVNATKSGGHYWVIAHVTPSIVNGQIVGYHSTRRVPNGETIRSTIMPLYDRLQSVEKSNSLKKDALAASVGALNDMLREKGVTYNEFISNLMKSD
- a CDS encoding methyl-accepting chemotaxis protein, translating into MFMRNSKPKNGSFATISDERIGDILDVLEKVCLGDFEARVNNITTAQGRERELCVKLNEMIDRADAYVRESRACLGFIAKNQYFRRISENGMLGAYREASQAINVAADGVEEKMNRFGEMVESIAGAARDLNENSGTLQKAATMASDRVGAVAAAAEEAGTNTQTVAASAEQLNASIQEINQQVAESSTMAADAKDRAGEANALIGGLSEASEKIGGVVKLINDIAGQTNLLALNATIEAARAGDAGKGFAVVAAEVKGLAGQTATATDEIKKQIDDIQEATRHAVRAINEITEKVTIFSDVTTSISAAVEEQGAATQEITRNVQETSAGVSEVTESIVSVSGNVDQVNDVSGKLFSVAEGLSGQAEALSRILRD